In one Nicotiana sylvestris chromosome 8, ASM39365v2, whole genome shotgun sequence genomic region, the following are encoded:
- the LOC138875813 gene encoding uncharacterized protein, with amino-acid sequence MEKNADSDAQLASHNTSIHNLEVQLGQMSQALNTHSKGALTSDTIVNPKSENNTGHAMAVTTRNGKGEIACTSNLRKIMNFDVVMQDDDEPRKEVQVNDEVMINIDENLEETQDDVNLSRGYVIDISDPLVPNAKAHLPRPPLPYPQWLEKQNNENQFKKVIDMMKSLSINVPLVEALEQMPGYAKFMKDLVTKKRSMNCETIKITHQVSAIVYCMAPKLEDPGAFKIPCTVGSANFSKTLCDLGANINLIPYSMFKTLGIRQPRLTSMRLKMVDRTMKRPLGIIDYMLVQVDKFILPADFVILDCEVDYVPIILGDLS; translated from the coding sequence ATGGAGAAAAATGCCGACTCCGATGCTCAATTAGCCTCACACAACACTTCTATCCATAACTTGGAAGTCCAACTTGGCCAAATGTCTCAAGCTTTGAATACTCACTCTAAGGGGGCACTAACAAGTGATACAATAGTAAACCCAAAGAGTGAGAACAATACGGGGCATGCTATGGCGGTGACTACAAGAAATGGGAAAGGTGAAATTGCTTGTACCTCAAACTTAAGAAAGATTATGAATTTTGATGTGGTGATGCAAGATGATGATGAGCCAAGAAAAGAGGTTCAAGTAAATGATGAAGTGATGATAAACATTGATGAAAATCTGGAGGAGACACAAGATGATGTGAACCTGTCTAGGGGATATGTGATAGACATATCGGATCCGTTAGTGCCCAATGCCAAGGCTCATTTGCCAAGGCCTCCTCTACCATATCCTCAATGGCTTGAAAAGCAAAACAATGAGAATCAATTCAAGAAagtcattgatatgatgaaaagtttgtccATAAATGTGCCATTGGTTGAAGCCTTAGAACAAATGCCGGGATATGCcaagttcatgaaggacttggtaacaaagaagagatcAATGAACTGTGAAACGATCAAAATaacacatcaagtgagtgccattgtgTACTGTATGGCTCCAAAGTTAGAAGACCCCGGTGCCTTTAAAATCCCATGCACTGTTGGTAGTGCCAATTTCTCCAAAACTTTGTGTGACTTGGGGGCAAACATTAACTTGATTCCTTATTCTATGTTCAAGACATTGGGGATTAGGCAACCAAGACTCACGTCCATGAGGTTGAAAATGGTGGACCGGACAATGAAGAGGCCATTAGGGATAATTGATTATATGCTAGTTCAGGTCGACAAGTTCATACTTCCCGCAGATTTTGTGATACTTGACTGTGAGGTTGACTACGTGCCAATCATATTGGGAGATCTTTCCTAG